Proteins from one Neodiprion fabricii isolate iyNeoFabr1 chromosome 5, iyNeoFabr1.1, whole genome shotgun sequence genomic window:
- the LOC124182281 gene encoding uncharacterized protein LOC124182281 produces MTVPAAFKLLLLAGLLAGVFAQDFEDNAAQSSKEDVAESERGEAEARLFHKQAENAVYNFTTILVDSIMDVTQGRIEVRDGVRVEGKYWYSNGVEKRTVVYVSDENGYRVISDTTELLAEKPNFDANGRISVHTNIAGQDFSYTIGADDIARYKENAERKALA; encoded by the exons ATGACTGTCCCAGCTGCGTTTaag CTTCTCCTTCTCGCTGGTCTCCTTGCCGGAGTCTTCGCCCAGGATTTCGAGGACAACGCGGCACAGTCGTCGAAAGAGGATGTAGCCGAGTCCGAGCGGGGTGAGGCTGAGGCAAGGCTGTTCCACAAGCAGGCCGAAAATGCCGTATACAATTTCACTACCATCCTCGTCGACAGTATAATGGATGTGACCCAGGGAAGGATAGAAGTCAGGGACGGTGTACGCGTTGAGGGAAAATACTGGTACAGCAATGGGGTCGAGAAGCGAACGGTCGTCTACGTTTCTGACGAAAACGGATACAGAGTAATCTC GGATACGACCGAGCTTCTTGCCGAGAAACCTAATTTCGACGCTAACGGACGGATCTCTGTCCACACGAATATTGCCGGTCAAGACTTCTCATACACCATTGGCGCGGACGATATCGCCCGCTATAAAGAGAACGCCGAAAGAAAAGCCCTAGCTTAA